In Lolium rigidum isolate FL_2022 chromosome 3, APGP_CSIRO_Lrig_0.1, whole genome shotgun sequence, the genomic window cggttgaTGATTCTTGGCAGGTGCACAAGAACAGCAAGGCGTGCGTGGCGTCGTACCCGAGCGTGGTGCAGAACAGCGTGCTGTGGTTCTACCCGAGAGCCGAAGCCGAGCACCGGGACGTGCTGCGGAGGAAGCGCCCGCCCTTCTTCCCGCAGATCGACGACCCCTCCTACGACACCCTCATCAGGGACACCCCCTACGGGTAAAACAAACACCCAAACAATTCACTTCCATTCTGATCGAGCATGCATGCCTCGATCGATGCCTCCTCCGTCGTTGTTCCATGGCGCGCGATGAAGGTGATGGTGCCGCGCGCGTTGCCATGTCTTTGCAGGTACGATGTGCTGGTGGAGAACCTCCTGGACCCTGCTCACCTCGCATACGCGCACAAGGGGTTGATGAGGGAGCCACCTGCCAACGCCCCTGACGTGTTGGTGACGGGCAAGCTTCGCAGCAAGGAAGATCCCGGAAGATATGTCTCCCTGCCTTGCCATGATCGGACATGGAGGATAAGCTTAACACGAGTGTTGATTCAGCTGCTCTTCTCCTATGCTCTTCACAGTTGAGTTCGACGTAGAGGGCGGCCAGCCGGTGAAGATGAAGATAGAGGAGGCGAGCGTGGACGGGTTCCTGTCGCCGCAGGAGAACGGAGGCTACTACCGCTACACCGCGCCGTTCATCATCTGCATCTCGTCTCTTCCCGGAGAGGCCGAGGGAGAGGTACTATGAACTGATCACCTCTGTATGTCTCCCATTGTTGCCGATGATCGAAAGTGAACTCAGCAGTTTACACAAGAACGAACcggaatctatctatctatatataaTAAGCTACAGcattcgatattaatatattccgtttatcgaaaagaaaaaataagctaCAGCATTCGCTTAAGCTTAAGTAATGTGCACACCATGGAGACGGATCGACTTGTAGCACCCGAACATCGGTGTACTCTTTATCTTGACCATGTTGTGCAAAAGAATAGAATCTGGTGCGAATACACTTCTATAGTGGAAAACAATGGATCGCAATACTTTTATAGTGTAGAACAAACAGTGTTTTCAGGCAGGAAAATCGATTGTAAATGTGACAACGTACCAGACAATTGCTGACGAGATCCACTTGTCCTGCGATTTTTGTTGGTCGCGCGACAAGATTTGCCAAGCCATTAACACACATGTTAGTTGTTGGCAGACGCGCGCACTGCTTACAGATTCTTTTCCAAGAGACTACTCTTAGAATAAAACAATACTAGAACTATTAGAGATTGATATCAGAGTGGAGatctggtgcacatgggcactattgatatcgtttcaaaaaaaattcaaaatcatatttttcagTTTTTTTGAAAACAAATCCATATATAGTCAGTTAGTCAGTGATGTATCCCACAGACGTGCAAAatatgaaatttaaaaaaaaaatattttaagctacacaaaaataacagaaGTGTAGATCTGAGTAGTTCATTTTTCaatctccaaaacatatcagattttatcatttttttctagCATAGAATAGAAAGAACTTTGGGTtgagattttccatgattgtgagatctccagaattattttcagattttataataagttgtaaaaatatattttttatttttttaaactggcgagagcactggagctcgggagccaAAAACACTTTCCGTTGATATCACTTGAAATTAACATGAATATAATCACTTCTGTGTCAGGAAATGATCATCTCAAATTGACCAGTAACTATTTTTTGTCGCATTTAGTGACTAACCCAAATTTATCGGGATGTAAAAATTTGACTGCATTTAGTGATTACTCCAAATTTATCAGGAAAAAAGGTGCAACATTAGCTTCAATATAAAAAAAATTCTAGAATAATGTTGATAAAAATGGATGTGAACATATTAAATCAGAAACTTCATCTATACACTTGTAAAAAAGCAATGAAATAACGACGGAAAATAATTTTGCATCCCTATATAAAGGCACCACATTGATTAAATTGAAACACACATAAAACTTAAGTACATCTGCTTATATTTTTGTAAGTACTAAATATTTGACGCACCAGAAACTTGACCTAACTTTTCTGCTCACGTCGACAGAGGGTGAAAGCTAAAAGCAAATGTGGTTTGACAGTCAATACTTAATTTTTAAAACAATTCTTCTTGTTGATGTTCAGTGGGTAGAATAACATCTCAAACTTTTTTCGTAATTGGGGTCTTTAGGCCCAGATAAGAACAGGCCCAGGTGTAACACCAGTCATTCACCTATTTTAATTTAATAGTGAAGATATTTACGGTTTGCGCTTGGTTCGAACAGgggaaggaaaagaagaaacCTCAGTTCACGCAGGTGTTCATGTGCATCCCAGTGTCGCCGGGGAGGAGCAGGCTGATCACCTCTTATCCGAGGAGTGCCGGCGTCTGGCTCGACAAGATCATACCGCGGTGGTACCACCACATTGGGGTGAACGCCGTCTTGGACTCAGACACTTACCTCCTTCACGTCGAGGTCACGATTTTCTCAGCTCGGGCTCAGGAACCATAAGATTCAGATCCTGGTCTGAAGCAGCAAACCCATTGTTTTTGGTTTTCCTTCATTTCAGGAGCGAAACTTGGCAGCCGCTGGTGCTGAGAACTGGCATAAAGCCGTGTACGTGCCTACGTCGTCGGATGGCATGGTTGTCGCCTTCAGAAACTGGTTCAGAAAGCACTGCCAGAACCAGATCGGTTGGGCTGCCCCAGCTGTCGATCAGCTTCCGGCGACTCCAACCAAGGACAAGCTCATGGAGAGGTAAAAATAAACGGCTACCACCCTTCTTCTTGACTGCAACCTGAAGCTCGAAACACCTGgggatctattatatactaaaagtaaaataaaaggtTTGAAATAGAGACAtaaggttaatccacatcattacaaTTATCTAAATCGTCTAATTTTGGTGGGACCTAATTATAACGGCTGAGATTAACAGACTTATGTTTACGTAAATATGTACAACGATATTATTTGTCACGTAAAGAACTTGACTAGACCCACATCTATATTTTGGAGCGGTCCGGCCCCTGATTTCTAATCTATAGTCATAACTGACAGGAAACCAGAAGTAGTATAAGCACATGACTCTGGTTTCAAATTTAGTTTAGCAGATCTGATGGCAGATACGAGGCATACAGAGAGTTAACACACAAAAAATTGATTGATCTTCAGCTTACGCGTGACGTGCACGGTTAGCTTTCACGTTAGCTTGCTAAAGTCATACTAGGCTCCCAGCTAGGCACGTTGTAGCAAAAATTATAAGAGGCACTAAAGAATACTCCCTTCATCTTAAAATAGCATCTAAAGTTATTTAAAAGTTAAATCCTACTAACTTTtgcaaaatatttagaaaaatatctaCATCTATAATATTAAATAGATATATTAAGAAAATACACTTTATGGTTAACATATTTAACATTGATTTAGTATCATGAATCTTCTCACATATAtaatgttgacttttgactaatcttaGCCATCTTATATTTAGAACTGAGGGAGTAATATTTATTTATAAACACATGTTGCGAACAGAGACAGGTACACTTCTCATGTTGCGGTTCCCTCTGGTACATTCTCGGGTTGTTGGGGAAATATCCGAACGATTTCCTTCGAGAATTCAAACTTTCTCGCAAGATGCACAATAAGAATAAGACAAGTAGAAGTTTCCTCGAGTTAATTTGTTTTTTTCCTCCATATGCTCAAAATTATATGTTTAAATTTATTGCTTGGAATTATTTCACTTTTTAAAGATACATAGTTACAAATGATGATGGTAAATTTAGTAATAGAATTTTCAAAACCAAGATTCCCAATGGTATCGCAACATCTTTACAAACACAAAAAAAACTGAATTGCAAAAAATGCTATCAATAGGGAGGATGGATTGATCTCTATATCTTTCTTTGATTTTGTGTACAAAGGCTAACTAGATTGGTGTTATATTATGTGTTTGATCCTATGTACGTGATCATCCCTAACCTATTGGCACAATTAGATCAAAACATTAAAAGGCGAGCAAAAATGCAGAGATTGAGGATCAGTTATTAGGCATGTGTTTGGACAAGAGAGAATGATGAT contains:
- the LOC124700938 gene encoding protochlorophyllide-dependent translocon component 52, chloroplastic-like, yielding MNPISLLLIPGARPSVLLPLPLPLRTSASAPNSARAACAARLAPTRRQRARLSPPVSAVAAETLSGVEDSEGRFDWLDQWYPFAPVCDLDPGAPHGKTVLGLHVVAWYDRAVDDWRVFDDACPHRLAPLSEGRIDGKGHLQCVYLYHGWCFDGRGSCQFIPQAPALGPPVHKNSKACVASYPSVVQNSVLWFYPRAEAEHRDVLRRKRPPFFPQIDDPSYDTLIRDTPYGYDVLVENLLDPAHLAYAHKGLMREPPANAPDVLVTGKLRSKEDPGRVEFDVEGGQPVKMKIEEASVDGFLSPQENGGYYRYTAPFIICISSLPGEAEGEGKEKKKPQFTQVFMCIPVSPGRSRLITSYPRSAGVWLDKIIPRWYHHIGVNAVLDSDTYLLHVEERNLAAAGAENWHKAVYVPTSSDGMVVAFRNWFRKHCQNQIGWAAPAVDQLPATPTKDKLMERYWSHVAQCRSCSAALKAMKVLEEALQVTAVAVVVFLSVAKGTLAMTVVGKTAAVSLAMLCFAASRWLASFIEKNFYFQDYIHAYK